One stretch of Rissa tridactyla isolate bRisTri1 chromosome 21, bRisTri1.patW.cur.20221130, whole genome shotgun sequence DNA includes these proteins:
- the C21H6orf89 gene encoding bombesin receptor-activated protein C6orf89 homolog isoform X1: MNKWSFIDFWEALFIYISCESQPVLLLSGNFTASFNPREILNQLRLLGLQLDVVPQAVNRDFSSEAMELSANELSIYDKLSETIDLVRQTGHQCGMSEKAIEKFIKQLLERNEPQRGPPRYPILVALYKGLLTLGLVLLTVYFVIQPYSPLPPEAPLSRAHAWGSLIGHIRLLSLPIAKKYMLEKCQDWWAAGCRQNTSTLPANCTVCSAVKSLQIVTDFGELSEKLQRSQPFLIKTGQHLSYEELKHFQSQDPDLAEVIIEENSAELWSCPFFFPWNKSVNKTWILQEFFPSSSLLSFPKTVSLESCFLIRHPDLGNKSYSLHSLFAVGSGQLTLTVVPLDTCRGHCEMFKVELEAGDLGYASADYWTMSFMAKGTEPAVVCDGAAS; the protein is encoded by the exons ATGAATAAATGGAGTTTCATTGATTTCTGGGAAGCTTTGTTCATTTACATAAGCTGTGAATCTCAGCCGGTTCTTCTCTTGTCAGGAAATTTCACGGCTTCTTTCAATCCCAGGGAGATATTGAACCAGCTGAGACTATTAGGATTGCAGCTAGATGTTGTGCCTCAGGCTGTGAACAG GGATTTTTCATCGGAGGCCATGGAGCTTTCGGCCAACGAGCTCAGCATCTATGACAAGCTATCGGAGACGATTGATCTAGTGAGGCAGACTGGCCACCAGTGTGGGATGTCAGAAAAAGCCATTGAGAAATTTATCAAGCAGCTCTTGGAAAGAAATGAACCCCAAAGGGGACCTCCGCGGTACCCTATCTTAGTAGCGCTCTACAAG GGCCTGCTCACGCTGGGATTGGTCTTGCTGACTGTTTACTTTGTGATCCAGCCATACAGCCCGCTGCCACCCGAAGCTCCGCTCTCCAGAGCCCATGCCTGGGGCTCCCTCATCGGTCACATCCGGCTGCTCTCTCTGCCCATTGCCAAGAAGTACATGCTCGAGA AATGCCAGGACTGGTGGGCAGCAGGTTGCAGACAGAACACCTCTACGCTTCCTGCAAACTGCACAGTCTGTTCTGCTGTGAAAAGCCTTCAGATAGTGACAGACTTCGGAGAACTATCAGAAAAGCTCCAGAGGTCTCAGCCTTTTCTAATCAAG ACAGGgcagcatctctcctatgaagaactGAAGCATTTTCAGTCCCAGGATCCAGACCTGGCAGAGGTTATAATAGAAGAAAATTCAGCTGAATTGTGGAGCTgcccatttttctttccctg gaaCAAATCTGTGAATAAAACTTGGATTCTGCAggaatttttcccctcttcttctctGCTGTCCTTCCCCAAAACAGTGTCCTTGGAGAGCTGCTTCCTCATCCGCCATCCAGATTTGGGGAATAAG AGCTACAGCCTGCACAGCCTCTTTGCTGTTGGAAGTGGACAGCTCACCCTGACTGTTGTACCTCTGGACACGTGCAGAGGACACTGTGAGATGTTCAAGGTGGAGCTGGAAGCTGGAGATCTGG GTTATGCCAGCGCAGATTACTGGACGATGAGCTTCATGGCCAAAGGGACAGAGCCGGCGGTTGTTTGTGACGGAGCTGCTAGCTAA
- the C21H6orf89 gene encoding bombesin receptor-activated protein C6orf89 homolog isoform X2 — protein MELSANELSIYDKLSETIDLVRQTGHQCGMSEKAIEKFIKQLLERNEPQRGPPRYPILVALYKGLLTLGLVLLTVYFVIQPYSPLPPEAPLSRAHAWGSLIGHIRLLSLPIAKKYMLEKCQDWWAAGCRQNTSTLPANCTVCSAVKSLQIVTDFGELSEKLQRSQPFLIKTGQHLSYEELKHFQSQDPDLAEVIIEENSAELWSCPFFFPWNKSVNKTWILQEFFPSSSLLSFPKTVSLESCFLIRHPDLGNKSYSLHSLFAVGSGQLTLTVVPLDTCRGHCEMFKVELEAGDLGYASADYWTMSFMAKGTEPAVVCDGAAS, from the exons ATGGAGCTTTCGGCCAACGAGCTCAGCATCTATGACAAGCTATCGGAGACGATTGATCTAGTGAGGCAGACTGGCCACCAGTGTGGGATGTCAGAAAAAGCCATTGAGAAATTTATCAAGCAGCTCTTGGAAAGAAATGAACCCCAAAGGGGACCTCCGCGGTACCCTATCTTAGTAGCGCTCTACAAG GGCCTGCTCACGCTGGGATTGGTCTTGCTGACTGTTTACTTTGTGATCCAGCCATACAGCCCGCTGCCACCCGAAGCTCCGCTCTCCAGAGCCCATGCCTGGGGCTCCCTCATCGGTCACATCCGGCTGCTCTCTCTGCCCATTGCCAAGAAGTACATGCTCGAGA AATGCCAGGACTGGTGGGCAGCAGGTTGCAGACAGAACACCTCTACGCTTCCTGCAAACTGCACAGTCTGTTCTGCTGTGAAAAGCCTTCAGATAGTGACAGACTTCGGAGAACTATCAGAAAAGCTCCAGAGGTCTCAGCCTTTTCTAATCAAG ACAGGgcagcatctctcctatgaagaactGAAGCATTTTCAGTCCCAGGATCCAGACCTGGCAGAGGTTATAATAGAAGAAAATTCAGCTGAATTGTGGAGCTgcccatttttctttccctg gaaCAAATCTGTGAATAAAACTTGGATTCTGCAggaatttttcccctcttcttctctGCTGTCCTTCCCCAAAACAGTGTCCTTGGAGAGCTGCTTCCTCATCCGCCATCCAGATTTGGGGAATAAG AGCTACAGCCTGCACAGCCTCTTTGCTGTTGGAAGTGGACAGCTCACCCTGACTGTTGTACCTCTGGACACGTGCAGAGGACACTGTGAGATGTTCAAGGTGGAGCTGGAAGCTGGAGATCTGG GTTATGCCAGCGCAGATTACTGGACGATGAGCTTCATGGCCAAAGGGACAGAGCCGGCGGTTGTTTGTGACGGAGCTGCTAGCTAA